TAACGAAAGCCGGGTGGCAGAGGGTTGTGAGAGGCCCTCGCCTACTGTGGGCCGGTATGAGGTCGGCGACGGCGAACGAGGTGAAGGTGGCCCCGGAGGAGGAGTTCCGGCGTCACGCCCTGCTCAGCCTGCTCGGCTGCGTGGCGGTCGTGTCCGTGCTGTCGCTGGGGGCGTCGTCCTCGTGGTCGTTCACCAACGGGACCTGGGAGGACATCGGCCTGACGTTCCTGACCGTGAAGAGTGTGGTGTTGTTCGGCTGGTTGTGGTGGTGGCCCGCCCACTTCCGGGTCGTCGGCCTCGTGGAACTGCTGACCAAAGGCGTCACGGGAGCCTACAAGTTCGGGGTGACGCTGCTGGACGAACACACCGCGCAGGGCCTGGGGGGGTACACCTTCTGGCTGATCCTGTATTACATCGTCGCCTCGCTCGTCCTGCGGGGGCGTCAGGCGGTGGTGGCCTCGCTCGCCCTGTTTGCCGTGTTGCTCGTGCAGGGCGGGCTGTACTGGTTCGCAGGTGACGTTCCGGCCCACCTCAAGGCGACCTACGGCAACACGCTGGCGCAGATGTACCTGATGCACGCGACCCTGATCGCGTTCCTGGCGCTTCAGGGTCGCCTGCTCGGTCAGCTCGTGCAGGCCGTCCGCAAGGCCGAGGGGGAGGCCCGCTTCGCCCATGTGGACGCCCTGACGGAGTTGCCGAATCGCCGCCAGCTTGAGGTGTGGCTGGCCGAACACCAGTCGCAGGTGGTGGGTGCCCCCCTGAGCGTGATCCTCTTCGACCTCGATCACTTCAAGCGGGTGAACGACACCCACGGCCACGACGCCGGGGACCGCGTGCTGCGCGCCGTGGCCGGGGCCGCCCGCCCGGCCCTGCGCCCCCACGACCGGCTCGGGCGCTGGGGCGGCGAGGAGTTCCTGGTGCTGCTGCCCGGCACCCCCGGCCCCGAGGCCCGCGCGGTCGCCGAATGCCTTCAGGCGGCGCTCTCGGCCTTCCACCACACGGGCGTGGGCCGCGTGACGGTCAGTTGCGGTGTGGCGCAGGCTCTCCCCGGCGAGACGACGGGCGACCTCCTCAAGCGGGCCGACGAGGCGCTGTACGAGGCCAAGCGGAACGGGCGCGCACTCGTGCGGGTGGCGGTGTGACGGGTGGGGGGGTGGCAGAGGGAGGGCAGCGCCGCCCAGGTCCAAACGGGGCGTTTGAAGTGCAGCCCGCCGAACGGGAAAAGATCAGGCCGCGCGTCCCCTGGCGGTCGAATGGTCTACGCGCGGCGGTGTCGGGCCTGGAGGAAGTCCGACATAAACCTCACGCCCCACTGGTTGGCGGGGACATGAAGAGACGGCTTGGCGGTCTCGCCCCCAAAGACCGTGGGCGTCCAACAGCGCGGGTGAACCGCCGCCCTCCCGCCTTCACCCTCCCCACGTTCGCCCGCGTTACCCTGCCCGCACGACCGTGACGACTCCTCCTGCCGTGCGCCCCCTCACCGTGCATCTCGCCGCGCTCCTCGCCCTGACGCTCGTCCCGCTCGCCGTCGCCAGGATGCCTGCCCCGGTGGTGGAGCCTCCCGCCGAACTCGCGCCGAATCCGCTGCCGGAGATCAGCCCCCTGCCCCCCTCCTCCCCGGCCTCCATCAGCGACGTGCGGGGGCTGTGGGTGGACGCCTTCGGGCCGGGGCTGAAGACGGCGGCGCAGGTGCGGCAGACGGTGGAGGAGGCCGCCCGCCTCGGCGTGAACACCCTCTTCGTGCAGGCGATTCGCCGGGGCGACTGCCTGTGCCGACGCTCGGCCCTGCCCGTCGTGACGGACGCGGACCTGGAGCCGGGCTTCGACCCGCTGGCCGAGGTGACGCGCCTCGCGCACGGGCGGGGAATGCGCGTCATCGCGTGGGCGAGCGTGACGGGGGCCTCGAACACGCGCGCCCCGAACACGAACCCGGCGCACGTCTTCCGACGGCACGGGCCGAGCGCGGGCGCGGCGTCGTGGCTCGCCCGCCGCCCGGACGGCACGTGGCGCGAGGGGGTGGACGGCTGGCTCGACCCCGCCCTCCCGGAAGCCGCCGACTTCATGGTGGCGGGGGTGGTGAGCCTCGTGCGGAACTACCCGGTGGACGGCGTGCAGCTCGACCGCATCCGCTACCCCGACGGCGGCGTGTGGGGCTACGACCCCAAAGTTCTGGCCCGCTACCGCGCGGAGACGGGGGCGCGGGGTACG
Above is a window of Deinococcus sp. YIM 134068 DNA encoding:
- a CDS encoding GGDEF domain-containing protein; translated protein: MRSATANEVKVAPEEEFRRHALLSLLGCVAVVSVLSLGASSSWSFTNGTWEDIGLTFLTVKSVVLFGWLWWWPAHFRVVGLVELLTKGVTGAYKFGVTLLDEHTAQGLGGYTFWLILYYIVASLVLRGRQAVVASLALFAVLLVQGGLYWFAGDVPAHLKATYGNTLAQMYLMHATLIAFLALQGRLLGQLVQAVRKAEGEARFAHVDALTELPNRRQLEVWLAEHQSQVVGAPLSVILFDLDHFKRVNDTHGHDAGDRVLRAVAGAARPALRPHDRLGRWGGEEFLVLLPGTPGPEARAVAECLQAALSAFHHTGVGRVTVSCGVAQALPGETTGDLLKRADEALYEAKRNGRALVRVAV